In Desulfatirhabdium butyrativorans DSM 18734, one genomic interval encodes:
- a CDS encoding DUF5005 domain-containing protein — protein sequence MKHRRSWPKRIITLQLLIGFAACTLILSGIASAFSVTFDTAWESRFQRTSGWTGADGIQSIDLLDGRVLFLFGDTWIGPIVDHHRGANAQLVHNSIAAYDRGSGITNPIHFYWNQQVRSKNPRAWVETDSCAQRRKHVPASRKAPRSTDWFWPLGDGIVLPDQNGKMRLLMFWERLALDHQQKPPWNFRTAGSTLVIVNDMEKGISRWHPVCLPIPYRTDNRRIPGSQKSSSLCWGMALVAGDKAMDPNGFLYIYGVRQTDGAPNDLVLARAPMDAPENFERWQFLTRDGWKSSPEELTSLCDSITNEFSIDRMSENPDQYVLIQSDPFFRNEIWMRKASQPEGPFSAPAVVFSAASLAQCSGCFAYAAKAHRFLSDPNDLLISFVVNSTHFDILRTDTDIYRPRFIRLSLEGVIP from the coding sequence ATGAAACACCGACGGTCGTGGCCCAAACGGATCATCACCTTGCAGTTGCTGATCGGATTCGCCGCCTGCACACTGATTCTGTCCGGTATTGCGTCCGCTTTTTCCGTAACATTCGACACGGCATGGGAATCCAGGTTCCAACGAACATCCGGGTGGACAGGCGCCGATGGGATTCAATCCATCGATCTTCTCGACGGCAGGGTGCTGTTTCTGTTCGGCGACACCTGGATCGGCCCGATTGTCGATCATCATCGAGGCGCAAACGCCCAATTGGTCCACAACTCCATTGCCGCTTATGACCGGGGATCGGGCATAACAAATCCCATCCATTTTTATTGGAACCAGCAGGTCCGCTCAAAAAATCCAAGGGCCTGGGTTGAAACGGATTCCTGCGCACAAAGGCGGAAACATGTTCCGGCATCCCGTAAAGCGCCCCGTTCAACCGATTGGTTCTGGCCGCTTGGCGATGGCATTGTCCTTCCAGATCAAAACGGGAAAATGCGGCTTTTGATGTTTTGGGAAAGACTGGCCCTGGATCATCAACAAAAGCCGCCCTGGAATTTCAGGACAGCCGGATCAACCCTTGTCATCGTGAACGATATGGAAAAAGGCATTTCCCGATGGCATCCTGTCTGCCTGCCGATCCCCTATCGAACGGACAACCGGCGGATACCCGGAAGCCAGAAGTCCTCATCCCTTTGCTGGGGCATGGCATTGGTTGCAGGTGACAAGGCCATGGACCCAAACGGGTTTCTCTATATATATGGTGTTCGTCAAACCGACGGCGCACCAAACGATCTCGTTCTGGCCAGAGCTCCCATGGATGCACCAGAGAATTTCGAGCGATGGCAGTTTCTGACCCGGGATGGCTGGAAAAGCAGCCCTGAAGAACTGACTTCCCTTTGCGACAGCATCACCAACGAATTTTCCATCGATCGCATGTCCGAGAACCCCGATCAGTACGTTCTGATCCAGAGCGATCCATTTTTCCGCAACGAAATCTGGATGCGCAAGGCCAGCCAGCCCGAAGGCCCTTTTTCAGCGCCTGCCGTTGTCTTCTCCGCGGCTTCCCTGGCCCAATGCAGCGGTTGTTTCGCATACGCCGCCAAAGCCCATCGTTTCCTTTCCGACCCGAACGATCTGCTGATTTCTTTTGTTGTGAACAGCACCCACTTCGACATCTTGCGAACCGACACCGATATCTATCGGCCCAGGTTCATTCGCCTTTCCCTCGAAGGAGTGATTCCATGA
- a CDS encoding NAD+ synthase: protein MKIAIAQINPIIGNFKHNVEKIVSMVQKARQRSCDLVVFSEMVISGYPPLDLLENRQFIEDGWHALLSLLSAVDGIGAVVGVATRNPNDLGKPLHNSAFLIENGRILHQTSKTLLPTYDVFDESRYFEPASAVQCTDYKGKRIGLTICEDAWNDKDVFKNRLYRIDPLEKLTAEGADLIVNISASVYDMHKPAFRKRLLQSLAQKYRTPFIYANQVGGNDSLIFDGSSMGFDAAGGLCAQALDFEEDMVVVDTERPSVDDSQIHPVSPSTIASVLKALIAGTRDYVRKCGFDRVVIGLSGGIDSAVVLAIAAMALGKERVKSVFMPSRFTSKDNYEDTRLLADHFGVHYEIIPIDAIYEAFVRALPGETHIDAPGITEQNIQARVRGSILMAIANAENCLVLSTGNKSELAVGYCTLYGDMNGGLAVISDVPKTMVYEIARWINREETLIPQRILTKAPSAELRPDQTDQDDLPPYEILDGILRAYVEEGKSAEEIAALGFDTDTVTDVLGRIDRNEYKRYQAAPGLKVTSKAFGFGRRFPLAKRWAPA from the coding sequence ATGAAAATCGCCATCGCTCAGATCAACCCTATCATCGGCAATTTCAAGCACAATGTGGAAAAGATCGTCTCCATGGTCCAAAAGGCCAGGCAGCGCAGTTGCGATCTGGTCGTTTTTTCCGAAATGGTGATCAGCGGCTACCCGCCGCTCGATCTTCTGGAAAATCGGCAATTCATCGAAGACGGCTGGCATGCACTGCTCTCTCTGCTGTCCGCAGTCGACGGAATCGGCGCGGTAGTCGGTGTTGCCACCCGAAACCCGAACGATCTTGGAAAACCCTTGCACAATTCGGCATTCCTGATCGAGAATGGCCGGATTCTCCACCAGACCAGCAAGACGCTTCTGCCCACCTATGATGTGTTTGATGAATCCCGCTATTTCGAGCCAGCCAGCGCCGTCCAGTGCACCGATTACAAGGGAAAACGCATTGGGCTGACGATCTGTGAAGATGCCTGGAACGACAAGGACGTATTCAAAAATCGCCTCTATCGCATCGACCCGCTGGAAAAATTGACAGCCGAGGGAGCAGACCTCATTGTCAATATTTCGGCATCCGTCTACGACATGCACAAACCCGCCTTTCGAAAGCGCCTGTTGCAATCCCTGGCACAAAAATACAGGACGCCCTTCATATATGCCAACCAGGTCGGCGGTAACGACAGCCTGATCTTCGACGGATCCAGCATGGGCTTCGACGCCGCGGGTGGCCTGTGCGCCCAGGCACTGGATTTTGAAGAGGACATGGTTGTTGTGGACACCGAACGCCCCTCTGTCGATGACAGCCAAATCCACCCAGTTTCACCATCCACGATCGCCTCCGTTCTGAAAGCCCTCATCGCAGGCACCAGGGACTACGTCCGAAAATGCGGATTCGACCGGGTCGTCATTGGTCTGAGCGGCGGAATCGACTCCGCCGTGGTGCTGGCCATTGCCGCCATGGCCCTTGGAAAGGAGCGGGTCAAATCCGTTTTCATGCCTTCGCGTTTTACATCGAAGGACAATTACGAGGACACGCGATTGCTCGCCGACCATTTCGGCGTCCACTACGAAATCATCCCCATCGATGCCATCTACGAAGCTTTCGTTCGGGCCCTTCCCGGCGAAACCCATATCGATGCGCCCGGCATCACCGAACAGAACATTCAGGCGCGGGTGCGGGGCAGCATTCTGATGGCAATCGCAAACGCGGAAAACTGTCTTGTCCTGTCCACAGGCAACAAGTCCGAGCTGGCGGTCGGCTATTGCACCCTATATGGCGATATGAACGGCGGATTGGCGGTCATCTCCGATGTTCCCAAAACGATGGTCTATGAAATCGCCCGCTGGATCAACCGGGAAGAAACGCTGATCCCGCAACGTATCCTCACCAAAGCCCCATCTGCCGAACTCAGGCCCGATCAAACCGACCAGGATGACCTGCCGCCGTATGAAATTCTGGATGGCATCCTCAGGGCTTATGTGGAAGAGGGAAAGAGCGCCGAGGAGATCGCCGCGCTCGGTTTCGATACCGATACGGTAACGGATGTGCTTGGCCGTATCGATCGCAACGAGTACAAACGCTACCAGGCGGCCCCCGGGCTCAAGGTGACATCCAAGGCTTTCGGCTTTGGCAGAAGATTCCCGCTGGCAAAGCGCTGGGCACCTGCATGA
- a CDS encoding tetratricopeptide repeat protein, which translates to MIPIRLFVHRPAFLLMLLLLTLSTESFGQGQNSGIPSPIHSIQPVIVLAQADTATSASQHQDPFSRAMAAMQSGDDQTALIEMQQAIAIEPSNLEYQYLLGNIYSRLNRLEEAENIFQALLRTEPDRFGKCYFDLSAIHLKRHDDTGALDYLQKAKSVDSGRASFESGLIFMRIKQFDRAISAFDEAIVQKPEITYECQLQKASAYANLEQPSKAKEILKKVLAMDLSPERREEAARLYEELESGKPVDKRWYLAVNLGVQYDDNVFQQPLEQINLAPSTQGTKGKSDVAYVGTLYGKYDFWKTGSWKSGLSYLHYQLIYQDLTENNLLGARPSLYLEYGKAPYFAAIEYAYSHYWVDNDSRVDIHALYPRFLWVHNDRLRSEFYGGLERRLYLDTTPDDWHSYAGITEYWMFNKGMSHVRAGYMFDYDDFTPTERGDIIGNRFSIGLNLPIYKDKYFFDIEGIYQMRHYQFDPNIDSDEKRNDDEFHINAQLYGHLSKHLDIRLGYYQTWNESDVTNTFGIDPYHFRRGVSLLMLSYIF; encoded by the coding sequence ATGATACCCATTCGCCTTTTCGTTCATCGGCCTGCCTTCCTTCTGATGCTTCTTTTGCTGACCCTTTCAACAGAATCGTTTGGGCAGGGGCAGAATTCGGGCATTCCGTCACCCATTCATTCGATTCAACCCGTGATCGTCCTGGCCCAGGCAGACACCGCCACTTCCGCATCACAACACCAGGACCCATTTTCCCGGGCGATGGCAGCCATGCAATCCGGAGACGACCAAACAGCCCTGATCGAAATGCAGCAAGCCATTGCCATCGAGCCATCCAACCTGGAATACCAATATCTGCTGGGCAATATTTATTCCCGACTGAATCGGCTGGAGGAAGCCGAAAACATTTTTCAAGCCCTGCTCAGAACGGAGCCGGATCGATTCGGGAAATGCTATTTCGATCTTTCAGCGATCCATTTAAAGCGGCATGACGATACAGGAGCCTTGGACTACCTGCAGAAAGCCAAATCCGTCGATTCCGGCAGGGCATCATTTGAATCGGGTCTCATTTTCATGCGCATCAAACAGTTCGATCGCGCCATATCCGCTTTTGATGAAGCTATCGTCCAAAAACCCGAGATCACATACGAATGCCAACTGCAGAAAGCATCTGCTTACGCCAATCTGGAACAGCCATCCAAAGCCAAAGAAATCTTGAAGAAAGTCCTTGCGATGGACCTGTCTCCTGAACGCAGGGAAGAGGCGGCCCGCCTCTATGAGGAACTGGAATCCGGCAAACCGGTGGACAAACGATGGTATCTGGCCGTCAATCTCGGCGTTCAATATGATGACAACGTGTTCCAGCAGCCGCTGGAACAGATCAATTTGGCACCGTCCACGCAAGGCACCAAGGGTAAGTCAGATGTCGCCTATGTGGGGACGCTTTATGGAAAATACGACTTCTGGAAAACTGGATCATGGAAATCCGGGCTTTCCTATCTGCATTACCAGTTGATTTACCAGGATCTGACGGAAAACAACCTGTTGGGAGCCCGCCCGTCGCTCTATCTGGAATATGGGAAAGCCCCGTATTTTGCAGCCATTGAATATGCCTACAGCCATTATTGGGTCGACAACGATTCCCGTGTAGACATTCACGCCCTATACCCCAGGTTTCTGTGGGTCCACAACGATCGTTTGCGTTCAGAATTTTACGGAGGTCTCGAAAGAAGGCTTTATCTCGACACCACCCCGGACGATTGGCACAGTTACGCCGGGATCACCGAATACTGGATGTTCAACAAGGGCATGTCGCATGTGCGCGCCGGATACATGTTCGACTACGATGATTTCACACCGACGGAACGAGGCGATATTATCGGAAACCGTTTTTCGATAGGATTGAACCTGCCAATATACAAAGACAAATATTTCTTCGATATCGAAGGGATTTATCAGATGCGGCATTATCAATTCGATCCCAATATCGATAGCGACGAAAAAAGGAACGATGATGAATTTCACATCAATGCCCAGCTTTACGGCCATTTGTCCAAACATCTCGATATCCGGCTTGGCTACTATCAAACATGGAATGAATCCGATGTCACCAACACTTTTGGCATCGATCCCTATCATTTTCGAAGAGGTGTTTCACTTCTCATGTTGAGCTACATCTTTTGA
- a CDS encoding CHASE2 domain-containing protein, giving the protein MTTICLIVLYFISIPFLDLIELKAYDLHFRQRGHQAPSGKTAFIGIDEDSVNKIGRWPWPRRKMAQLLQAVEKSGAKAIGLDMGFFEPDPNLRQQAIRDVQRVIQTAFGARVDSIASFLNVLSQEEDDDMILAQTIRSLSIPIVLGHFFYFDPKGFLPPPPPPQALDKASIPLVRQIATPETGTLPEAVGMEINLPIFEERTPFSASFNVFADPDGTVRWMPLVIRYSQRLFPSLALQTLAASFPGKQLMVVTDKYGISEIRFGPTRIPTNNRGEILVNHYGPAYTFPYFSAASLLEAQDDSQRLKNKIVIIGNTTVGLHDMRPTPFDPVFPGVELHCAVMENILNQNFLSRSDRISPWLDMAAIISLAVLFALLLRCTRGLVLAAGVLVLIVGYIGFSHYAFLHLKVWINHVYPLFNLIILYIGTSIHSFLTEEREKRRIRQTFGLYVQDSVVEKMLEHPEMLRLGGEKKELTVLFSDIRGFTTLSESLPPEELVSQLNEYLTEMTQIVLENQGTLDKYIGDAVMAIFGAPLDDPDHARHACETALQMNERLKALRERWITEGKPPLAIGIGINTGAMIVGNMGSERRFDYTVLGDNVNLASRLEGLTKMYGVTMIVSDSTWEKTGNAFWSRQLDRVRVKGKHKPVGIHEILARKDADIGTMEEAIRRFDDGIQAYTAAQWDTAISHFQAVLEHIPNDPPSTLYIQRCQQLRQQPPDAHWDGITTLDHK; this is encoded by the coding sequence TTGACGACAATATGTCTTATCGTATTGTATTTCATTTCCATCCCTTTTCTCGACCTGATCGAATTGAAAGCTTATGACCTCCATTTCCGACAAAGAGGTCATCAAGCCCCATCGGGCAAGACCGCGTTCATCGGCATCGATGAGGACAGTGTCAACAAGATCGGCAGATGGCCGTGGCCCCGTCGGAAGATGGCCCAATTGCTTCAGGCTGTCGAAAAGTCCGGGGCCAAAGCGATCGGGCTCGATATGGGCTTTTTCGAGCCTGATCCCAACCTGCGGCAGCAGGCCATCCGGGATGTGCAACGAGTCATACAGACAGCCTTTGGCGCCCGGGTAGATTCGATTGCATCGTTCCTGAATGTCTTGAGCCAAGAAGAAGATGACGACATGATTCTGGCTCAAACCATCCGTTCGCTTTCCATCCCCATCGTCCTGGGCCATTTTTTTTATTTCGATCCCAAGGGCTTTCTGCCCCCACCACCTCCCCCCCAAGCTCTGGACAAGGCGAGCATCCCGCTGGTTCGCCAGATCGCCACCCCTGAAACCGGGACACTTCCCGAAGCGGTTGGCATGGAAATCAATCTTCCCATTTTTGAAGAACGAACCCCTTTTTCTGCCAGTTTTAACGTTTTTGCAGACCCTGATGGAACGGTTCGCTGGATGCCGCTGGTTATCCGGTATAGCCAGCGACTATTCCCTTCTCTTGCACTGCAAACGCTCGCCGCTTCTTTTCCCGGGAAGCAACTGATGGTCGTTACCGACAAATACGGCATTTCCGAAATCCGCTTCGGCCCTACACGCATCCCAACGAATAACCGGGGAGAGATTCTGGTCAATCACTACGGCCCTGCATACACATTTCCCTATTTTTCGGCCGCAAGTCTACTGGAAGCCCAGGACGATTCGCAGCGCCTGAAGAACAAAATCGTCATCATCGGGAATACGACGGTCGGTTTGCACGACATGCGACCGACCCCCTTCGACCCGGTGTTTCCCGGCGTGGAACTGCATTGCGCCGTCATGGAAAACATCCTGAACCAGAATTTTCTTTCCCGCTCGGATCGTATCAGCCCCTGGCTGGACATGGCCGCCATCATCTCTCTTGCCGTTCTGTTCGCACTTCTGCTCCGCTGTACCCGCGGGTTGGTGCTCGCAGCAGGTGTACTCGTTCTCATCGTCGGTTATATCGGCTTCAGTCATTACGCCTTTTTGCATCTCAAAGTCTGGATCAACCACGTCTATCCATTATTCAACCTGATCATCCTGTATATCGGAACCTCCATCCACAGCTTTCTGACCGAAGAACGGGAAAAACGCAGGATTCGCCAGACATTCGGCTTGTATGTCCAGGATTCGGTCGTCGAAAAAATGCTCGAACACCCGGAGATGCTTCGTCTCGGCGGCGAAAAGAAAGAACTCACCGTCTTGTTTTCGGATATTCGCGGATTTACCACCTTGTCCGAAAGTCTGCCGCCCGAAGAGCTTGTCAGCCAGCTCAATGAATACCTGACGGAAATGACGCAGATCGTTCTGGAAAACCAGGGAACGCTTGACAAATATATCGGCGATGCGGTCATGGCCATTTTCGGGGCGCCGCTCGATGATCCCGATCATGCACGGCATGCTTGTGAAACCGCCCTGCAGATGAACGAGCGGCTGAAAGCACTGCGGGAGCGCTGGATTACGGAAGGGAAACCGCCGCTTGCCATCGGCATCGGCATCAACACCGGCGCCATGATTGTCGGCAACATGGGCTCGGAGCGTCGGTTCGATTACACCGTGCTGGGCGACAACGTCAACCTGGCCTCCCGTCTGGAAGGACTCACCAAAATGTATGGGGTCACGATGATTGTCAGCGATTCGACCTGGGAAAAAACCGGGAATGCATTCTGGAGCAGACAATTGGACCGGGTGCGGGTAAAAGGGAAACACAAGCCTGTAGGCATCCATGAAATCCTGGCTCGAAAAGACGCGGATATCGGAACCATGGAAGAAGCCATCCGACGATTCGACGATGGCATCCAGGCATATACGGCCGCACAGTGGGACACGGCCATTTCCCATTTTCAAGCGGTCCTGGAGCACATCCCGAATGACCCGCCGAGCACCCTCTACATCCAGAGATGCCAACAATTGCGCCAGCAACCGCCAGATGCCCATTGGGACGGCATTACCACGCTTGATCACAAATAG
- a CDS encoding SLC26A/SulP transporter family protein: protein MKTSLLSELFSDITSGRIIPAASTAVVASIIFIIFELSFAAMIFSGNLSSLATRGASLALCGGILMCFFAALTSAFRSVVSQPQDAPAAVLSAIALAISASLGQQSTMEVKFINVAAALSLSSVLTGVVYILIGRFRLANMLRFIPFPVVGGFLAGTGWLFIAGGLAVMCDMPISIHTIPLMGSGNMMLKWLPGLIYGGILFAVTMRYSHFLIVPGSLAASVVLYYIAFSFCGVSADAARAAGLLVSGVPAKGLWPPFNLHDLSLIQWPLLLQQLPGMFSVVLITVIGMMLNSSGIELAVGKETDINREFVVGGMGNCLTSLGGCFPGYPSVSLTFLGLKTGVQSRFTGILTAFILGGVVVFGGRALEFFPKALLGGMLLFLGLSLIHEWIYEGRKRLPLPDYLILCAIFLVVGLFGFLQGVAVGLVASVIFFVIRFSGVSVIKSEFTARIRPSLKERPIPHRKLLSMKGDRIRAYELCGYIFFGSATTLMNSLKSALASKPTPDFIVLDFTHVSGFDISAVNNFHRFSISADAQHTFLVITAAPERFINALKHNLSPKAMANIAFFDHLDEGLEWCEDRLIEEKPVTDAEEASLRDMLFHQSVDDVMAHLQQQERFEYLVDRLAPWLENRVIPAGSTILAKGEQSPGLFLLTFGTATEMDSDQDVRARSLTQGSIIAAPAAFGQYAAPAAIRADSDCRLALLSAETRILLEQENPNLALELYGFLIQSG, encoded by the coding sequence ATGAAAACCTCACTGCTTTCGGAATTGTTTTCGGATATCACATCCGGGAGGATCATCCCCGCCGCCAGCACGGCAGTCGTCGCATCGATCATTTTTATCATCTTTGAGCTTTCGTTTGCCGCAATGATCTTCTCCGGCAACCTTTCCAGCCTGGCAACCCGTGGTGCGAGTCTGGCGCTCTGCGGCGGGATTCTGATGTGTTTCTTCGCGGCCTTGACAAGCGCATTCAGGTCTGTAGTTTCACAGCCACAGGATGCACCGGCAGCCGTACTCTCCGCCATTGCTCTCGCGATTTCCGCCTCCCTCGGACAACAAAGCACAATGGAGGTCAAATTCATCAATGTGGCTGCAGCACTTTCCCTGTCTTCCGTGCTTACGGGTGTTGTCTATATCCTGATTGGCCGGTTCCGATTGGCAAACATGCTTCGTTTCATTCCCTTTCCCGTCGTGGGGGGCTTCCTTGCAGGAACGGGGTGGCTCTTCATTGCAGGAGGTCTCGCAGTCATGTGTGACATGCCGATCTCGATACACACGATTCCACTCATGGGCTCCGGCAACATGATGCTCAAATGGTTACCCGGCTTGATCTACGGTGGGATTCTTTTCGCAGTGACAATGCGATATTCCCACTTTCTGATCGTACCTGGCTCACTTGCCGCAAGCGTCGTATTGTATTATATCGCCTTTTCGTTCTGCGGCGTATCTGCAGATGCAGCCAGAGCCGCAGGGCTTCTGGTTTCCGGCGTTCCGGCAAAGGGACTGTGGCCTCCATTCAACCTGCACGATCTGTCCCTGATCCAGTGGCCATTGCTGTTGCAGCAGTTGCCCGGCATGTTCTCGGTCGTTCTGATTACCGTAATCGGCATGATGCTCAATTCGAGCGGTATCGAACTTGCCGTAGGAAAAGAAACGGACATCAACAGGGAGTTCGTCGTTGGCGGTATGGGCAATTGTCTGACGAGTCTCGGTGGGTGTTTTCCGGGATATCCGTCGGTCTCCCTTACTTTTCTCGGACTGAAAACCGGCGTTCAATCCAGATTCACGGGAATCCTCACGGCATTCATCCTGGGTGGAGTCGTGGTTTTCGGCGGCAGAGCTCTGGAGTTCTTTCCCAAAGCCCTGCTTGGCGGGATGCTTCTGTTCCTGGGGTTGAGTCTCATTCATGAATGGATATATGAGGGCCGCAAAAGGCTGCCATTGCCCGATTACCTGATCCTGTGCGCCATCTTTCTGGTGGTGGGGCTTTTCGGTTTCCTGCAGGGCGTTGCCGTAGGTCTTGTCGCATCGGTGATCTTTTTTGTCATTCGCTTCAGCGGTGTTTCCGTCATCAAATCCGAATTCACCGCCCGCATACGCCCAAGCCTGAAAGAGCGGCCCATCCCCCACCGCAAGCTGTTAAGCATGAAAGGCGACAGGATCAGGGCTTACGAGCTGTGCGGCTACATCTTTTTCGGTTCCGCCACAACACTCATGAATTCACTCAAAAGCGCCCTTGCATCAAAACCCACCCCGGATTTTATCGTTCTCGACTTTACGCATGTCTCCGGTTTCGATATCTCTGCAGTGAACAATTTTCATCGGTTTTCGATCAGTGCCGATGCACAGCACACCTTCCTTGTCATCACTGCCGCGCCCGAACGATTCATCAACGCTCTGAAGCACAACCTATCTCCGAAAGCCATGGCGAACATCGCCTTCTTCGATCACCTCGATGAAGGACTGGAATGGTGCGAAGATCGGCTCATCGAAGAGAAACCGGTAACCGATGCGGAAGAAGCATCGCTTCGGGACATGCTTTTCCACCAGTCGGTCGATGATGTCATGGCCCACCTGCAACAGCAGGAGCGCTTCGAATACCTGGTGGATCGTCTTGCCCCCTGGCTGGAGAATCGGGTTATCCCTGCCGGAAGCACCATCCTTGCCAAAGGAGAACAAAGTCCGGGCCTTTTCTTGCTCACATTCGGCACAGCCACGGAAATGGATTCGGATCAAGATGTCCGGGCGCGCAGCCTGACGCAGGGAAGCATCATCGCAGCCCCTGCGGCTTTCGGCCAATATGCGGCTCCAGCCGCCATACGCGCCGACTCGGATTGCCGACTGGCCCTGCTGTCGGCAGAAACCCGAATCCTGCTCGAACAGGAGAACCCGAACCTGGCTCTGGAGCTTTACGGTTTTCTGATTCAATCCGGATAG